In Pseudomonas fluorescens, a genomic segment contains:
- the lldD gene encoding FMN-dependent L-lactate dehydrogenase LldD, whose translation MIISSAADYRAAAKRKLPRFLFDYIDGGAYAEHTMRANGSDLAEIGLRQRILRNVDNLSLKTRVFGQELAMPVILSPVGLTGMYARRGEVQAAKAAANKGIPFCLSTVSVCSIEEVASQSPQAIWFQLYVLKDRGFMRNALERAQAAGVTTLVFTVDMPTPGARYRDAHSGMSGPYASTRRMLQAVTKPQWALDVGLLGRPHDLGNISTYLGKPTTLEDYVGWLANNFDPSISWKDLEWIREFWKGPMIIKGILDPQDAKDAVSFGADGIVVSNHGGRQLDGVLSTTKALPPIAQAVGDDLTVLVDSGIRSGLDVVRMLALGAKACLLGRSTAYALAAEGQSGVENLLDIFAKEMRVAMTLTGVTAIDQIDPSTLVQPAK comes from the coding sequence ATGATCATCTCGTCTGCTGCCGATTACCGCGCAGCCGCCAAGCGCAAGCTGCCGCGCTTTCTGTTCGACTATATCGATGGTGGCGCCTACGCCGAGCACACAATGCGCGCCAACGGCTCGGACCTGGCCGAGATCGGCCTGCGCCAGCGCATCTTGCGCAACGTTGATAACTTGAGTTTGAAGACCCGCGTCTTCGGCCAGGAACTGGCTATGCCCGTCATCCTCAGCCCAGTGGGCCTGACCGGTATGTACGCGCGACGCGGAGAAGTGCAGGCCGCCAAGGCAGCGGCGAACAAAGGCATCCCGTTTTGCTTATCGACGGTGTCGGTGTGTTCGATCGAAGAAGTGGCCTCCCAGAGCCCGCAAGCGATCTGGTTCCAGCTCTATGTGCTCAAGGATCGCGGTTTTATGCGCAATGCCCTGGAACGGGCACAGGCCGCCGGCGTGACAACTCTGGTGTTCACCGTCGACATGCCCACCCCAGGCGCACGCTACCGCGATGCGCACTCGGGCATGTCCGGGCCGTATGCATCGACGCGGCGGATGTTGCAGGCCGTGACCAAACCGCAATGGGCATTGGATGTCGGCTTGCTCGGCCGCCCTCACGATCTGGGCAATATCTCCACGTACCTGGGCAAACCCACCACCCTGGAAGATTACGTGGGCTGGCTGGCGAACAATTTCGACCCCTCGATCAGTTGGAAAGACCTGGAGTGGATTCGCGAATTCTGGAAAGGCCCGATGATCATCAAGGGCATCCTCGACCCGCAGGACGCCAAGGATGCGGTGAGTTTCGGCGCCGATGGCATCGTGGTGTCCAACCACGGCGGGCGTCAGCTGGATGGCGTGCTGTCCACCACCAAGGCGTTGCCACCGATTGCCCAGGCAGTGGGCGATGACTTGACGGTGCTGGTGGACTCCGGCATTCGCTCCGGGCTCGACGTGGTGCGCATGCTCGCCCTGGGGGCCAAGGCTTGCCTGCTGGGACGCTCGACGGCGTATGCGCTGGCCGCCGAGGGCCAGTCTGGCGTGGAGAACCTGCTGGATATCTTCGCCAAGGAGATGCGCGTGGCCATGACGCTGACGGGCGTCACCGCGATCGACCAGATTGACCCCAGCACGCTGGTTCAGCCTGCCAAATAA
- a CDS encoding LysR family transcriptional regulator encodes MNLRTLRAFVEVVRQGGFSQAADVVSLTQSTVSKAVKTLEEELGAPLLNRLGHRNELTAAGEIAYRRALVLLAEHHDLVAEINDLRGLKRGVLRIGLPPVGCGVLFAAMFTTYRSRYPDIDIELTEHGSKTLRECLEAGEVDLAALLLPVDEGFDYQPVRHEPLMAVLPMGHSLARHTRIDFTDLADSPFILFEAGFALNALIMAACERKGVTPRVTARSGQIDFIVDLVAAGLGVAFLPRMLAHKHQHAGIALIPLDEPHTDWHIALAWRASAHLPPAARAWLDLAKEMASPTQ; translated from the coding sequence ATGAACCTGCGCACATTGCGTGCCTTTGTCGAAGTGGTGCGCCAGGGAGGGTTCTCCCAAGCGGCCGATGTGGTGTCCCTGACCCAATCCACGGTGAGCAAGGCGGTCAAGACCCTGGAGGAGGAACTCGGCGCGCCACTGCTCAATCGCCTTGGCCACCGGAACGAACTCACCGCCGCCGGCGAAATTGCCTACCGCCGTGCCCTGGTGCTGCTTGCCGAGCACCATGACCTCGTTGCCGAGATCAACGACTTGCGCGGCCTCAAGCGCGGTGTGCTGCGCATCGGCCTGCCGCCGGTAGGATGTGGCGTGCTGTTCGCTGCGATGTTCACCACCTATCGCAGTCGCTATCCAGACATCGATATCGAACTGACCGAGCACGGCAGCAAGACACTGCGCGAATGCCTGGAAGCCGGTGAGGTCGACCTGGCGGCCCTGCTGCTGCCGGTGGACGAGGGTTTCGATTACCAGCCTGTGCGTCATGAACCACTGATGGCGGTACTGCCCATGGGCCACTCACTGGCCCGGCACACTCGCATCGATTTCACCGACCTGGCGGATTCACCCTTCATCCTGTTCGAAGCCGGCTTCGCCCTGAACGCATTGATCATGGCTGCCTGCGAGCGCAAGGGCGTAACGCCCCGAGTCACCGCCCGCAGTGGCCAGATCGACTTTATCGTCGACCTGGTAGCGGCCGGCCTGGGCGTCGCGTTCCTGCCCCGCATGCTGGCGCACAAGCACCAACACGCCGGCATCGCCTTGATCCCCCTGGACGAGCCCCACACCGACTGGCACATCGCCCTGGCTTGGCGCGCCAGTGCCCACCTGCCACCGGCGGCACGCGCGTGGCTGGATTTGGCCAAGGAAATGGCCAGCCCGACGCAGTAG